One window of Saprospiraceae bacterium genomic DNA carries:
- a CDS encoding response regulator transcription factor has translation MVGATTDTSLSTKILLVEDDRNFGDVLRSYLEMHGYDVDLAVDGIDGFEQYRRGNYDLCILDVMMPRKDGFSLAKDIRSKSSEVPIIFLTAKTLKEDVLEGFRIGGDDYVTKPFNSEELLYRVQAILKRSMKKSDPEDDAKEFTIGIYYFNFPLRILYLKENNEITEKIKLSPKEALLLKMFCQYRNQILPRSEALSKIWGEDNYFTARSMDVFVTKLRKYLAKDENIEIMNIHGNGFRMIIRGEIGSEL, from the coding sequence ATGGTTGGTGCAACTACAGATACATCTTTGTCTACAAAAATCCTGCTTGTCGAGGACGATCGCAATTTTGGAGACGTGCTGCGATCTTACCTTGAAATGCATGGGTACGATGTGGATTTGGCTGTTGATGGAATTGATGGCTTTGAGCAATACCGAAGAGGAAATTATGATTTGTGTATTTTGGATGTCATGATGCCCCGAAAGGATGGTTTTTCTTTAGCCAAAGACATTCGATCTAAAAGTTCCGAAGTACCCATTATCTTTTTGACTGCCAAGACTTTAAAAGAAGATGTTTTGGAAGGATTTCGGATAGGGGGAGATGATTATGTAACCAAACCATTCAATTCTGAAGAGTTGCTGTATAGGGTTCAAGCCATACTCAAGCGCTCAATGAAAAAGTCCGATCCTGAAGATGATGCTAAAGAATTCACCATTGGTATTTATTATTTTAATTTTCCCTTACGAATCCTTTATTTAAAGGAGAACAATGAAATTACTGAAAAAATCAAGCTTTCTCCAAAAGAAGCCCTTTTGTTAAAAATGTTTTGTCAGTACAGAAATCAAATTTTACCCCGTTCGGAGGCCCTCAGTAAAATTTGGGGAGAGGATAATTATTTTACAGCCCGGAGTATGGATGTATTTGTAACCAAACTCAGAAAATACCTGGCAAAAGATGAAAATATTGAAATCATGAACATCCATGGAAATGGATTCCGCATGATTATCCGCGGTGAAATCGGCTCCGAGCTTTAA
- a CDS encoding CHASE2 domain-containing protein translates to MKDHSIHALLYAFGGSLFLFLLHHLPVNQIFIDPFSEAIKNHDIMDIAFSKFRNHNDPALFDPRIVIINSKVTNREQIANTIDYLNRNEVAVIGVDLLFDTVYHTAQDTLLREALTSAEKLVLGNTFSETQNHFESVSEFQSDSFFSKDKLQAYVNLGTNDGYSVRAFEPYHIINGIETKSFAMQVASMYNPDINKLTHLKAHTKEWINFKRLQPGVQNMRAPFNSKQAVHYVMHQMDRFLEDTSQFDNNYFKDKIVLIGFCGENDNSLSMNDRYFTPLNEQYTGRSLPDMHGVVIHANIISMILDQDFIMDIPGSIIFILSVLIFLLIISYSKRCRRKIIFDPFLISGLFKL, encoded by the coding sequence GTGAAAGATCATTCTATACACGCCTTACTATACGCTTTTGGAGGTTCCCTGTTTTTGTTTTTACTCCATCATTTGCCTGTAAATCAGATTTTTATTGACCCTTTTAGTGAGGCCATAAAGAATCATGATATTATGGACATTGCGTTTTCCAAATTCAGAAACCACAATGATCCTGCCTTATTTGATCCACGGATTGTAATCATTAATTCCAAAGTTACCAATCGGGAACAAATTGCTAACACCATAGATTATTTAAACAGAAATGAAGTCGCAGTCATTGGGGTCGATCTTCTCTTTGATACTGTTTATCACACAGCACAAGATACCTTGTTGCGAGAAGCATTGACGTCTGCCGAAAAGTTGGTTTTAGGGAATACGTTTTCTGAAACCCAAAATCATTTTGAAAGTGTGTCGGAGTTTCAATCTGATAGTTTCTTTTCAAAAGACAAACTCCAGGCTTATGTAAATTTAGGAACCAACGATGGGTATTCTGTAAGAGCTTTTGAACCCTATCATATAATAAATGGAATTGAAACGAAGTCATTTGCCATGCAGGTTGCTTCGATGTACAATCCTGATATAAACAAACTAACTCACCTTAAAGCACATACAAAGGAATGGATTAATTTTAAACGATTGCAGCCCGGAGTTCAAAACATGCGAGCTCCCTTTAATTCAAAACAAGCGGTGCATTATGTAATGCATCAAATGGATCGTTTCTTAGAAGACACCTCTCAATTTGATAACAATTATTTTAAAGACAAAATCGTATTGATTGGTTTTTGTGGAGAGAATGATAATTCGCTTTCAATGAATGACCGATATTTTACTCCATTAAACGAACAATATACCGGACGATCTCTTCCTGATATGCACGGCGTTGTGATCCATGCTAATATCATATCCATGATTCTTGATCAGGATTTTATCATGGATATTCCTGGGAGTATTATTTTTATACTCTCTGTTTTAATTTTTTTATTAATTATTTCGTATTCAAAAAGATGTCGCCGAAAGATTATTTTCGATCCATTCCTTATATCCGGTTTATTCAAATTATAG